The proteins below come from a single Esox lucius isolate fEsoLuc1 chromosome 7, fEsoLuc1.pri, whole genome shotgun sequence genomic window:
- the rabep1 gene encoding rab GTPase-binding effector protein 1 isoform X2 — MADQASGSARQHQHDVVLQQRVAALEQERAEFIKLKQQLESEFNQKRAKFKELYLSKEEELKRQAASLEGAQLELNRVKAQLEQAQADMENIKAVATVSESTKQEAIDQVKGQWQEEVASLQAIMKDTVREYEVQFHQRLEQERAQWNQYREAVEREMGELRRRLSEGGQEEENLENDMKKAQEDAEKLRSVVMPMEQEIAALKDKLAVTEDRVKELEASKVKELNHVLEAEKSCRTDLEMYVAVLNTQKSVLQEDAEKLRKELHEVCHLLEMERQQHSQLKHTWQRANDQFLESQRLLMRDMQRIENVLSSEQLRQVEEIKKRDQEEDEKERINQVKESNEEDGTETEPLEDSFLGISMEEPHTNHSAHGSLHSLDTDLVMGGPQDPYKDGLRRVQSTDSLGSSPSLQGLGGHNHKAKSASHLDESDFGPLVGADCAVPEGLAGFGDTMSVNSIQLTSGHFLLTKDQEKAIKAMTPEQEETASLMSSISHAPDTAFLTPSGYRLVSDQEWNLLQQEVKNAGRKLGRRCDMCSNYEKQLQVIQGQEADTRDQVKKLQVMLRQANDQLERTMSEKTELENSVKQGNEETTALVAALMQRVQESELLLTTLQEAFSQAKRNTQEQMTVLMRSREQVADELNRLQKDNDSLTGKHRLHLSVQQQEDFNLPTTVQELQPLVLQLREDIVAARTAADHLEEKLKAEILFLKEQLQAEQCLKDNLEDTLQLEIEGCKEEIDILEASFSSLKTEMERVKTEREQLESSLAEKSKTLESVQCLKDSLEEQLRELTTTKGALEAQALDEKDKAQRLQTELDVSEQVQRDFVKLSQTLQVQLERIRQADSLDRIRAILNDTNLTDISQLPET; from the exons ATGGCCGACCAGGCCTCGGGATCCGCCCGCCAGCATCAACATGACG TGGTGCTCCAGCAGCGAGTGGCGGCCCTGGAGCAGGAGAGAGCGGAGTTCATCAAGCTTAAACAACAACTGGAGTCTGAGTTCAATCAGAAACGGGCCAAGTTCAAGGAGCTCTACCTATCCAAAGAAG AGGAGCTGAAGCGCCAGGCAGCGTCTTTAGAGGGCGCGCAGTTGGAGCTAAACCGTGTCAAGGCCCAGCTTGAACAAGCCCAGGCTGACATGGAGAACATCAAGGCGGTGGCCACTGTGTCAGAAAGCACCAAGCAGGAGGCCATTGACCAGGTCAAGGGGCAGTGGCAGGAGGAGGTGGCCTCCCTACAGGCCATCATGAAAG ACACGGTGCGTGAGTATGAGGTGCAGTTCCACCAGCGCCTGGAGCAGGAGCGTGCCCAGTGGAACCAATACCGGGAGGCGGTGGAAAGGGAGATGGGCGAGCTGAGGCGCCGTCTCTCTGAAGgtgggcaggaggaggagaacctgGAGAACGACATGAAGAAG GCCCAGGAAGATGCAGAGAAGCTGCGTTCGGTGGTGATGCCCATGGAGCAGGAGATAGCAGCTCTCAAAGACAAACTGGCTGTGACAGAGGACAGGGTGAAGGAGCTGGAGGCCTCCAAG GTGAAGGAGCTCAATCATGTGTTGGAGGCAGAGAAATCCTGTCGGACAGATTTGGAGATGTACGTGGCGGTGCTCAACACTCAGAAGTCTGTCCTTCAGGAGGACGCAGAGAAACTACGTAAAGAGCTCCATGAAG TGTGCCACCTGTTGGAGATGGAGCGGCAGCAGCACAGTCAGCTGAAGCACACGTGGCAGCGGGCCAACGACCAGTTTCTGGAGTCCCAGAGATTGCTAATGAGGGACATGCAGAGGATTGAAAATGTGCTCTCCTCCGAGCAGCTCCGCCAGGTCGAGGAGATTAAGAAGAGGGACCAG gaggaggatgagaaagagagaatcaACCAGGTTAAGGAGTCGAATGAGGAGGACGGGACAGAAACGGAACCTTTAGAAGACTCGTTCCTTGGAATCAGTATGGAAGAG CCCCACACTAACCACAGCGCCCACGGCTCCTTGCACTCGTTGGACACAGACCTGGTGATGGGGGGCCCCCAGGACCCCTACAAAGACGGTCTGCGCAGGGTCCAGTCCACGGACAGTCTGGGTTCCTCTCCTAGTCTCCAGGGTCTGGGTGGGCACAATCATAAGGCCAAGTCGGCTAGCCACCTGGACGAGTCCGACTTCGGACCCCTGGTGGGGGCTGACTGCGCGGTCCCCGAGGGTCTAGCAGGGTTCGGAGACACAATGTCGGTTAACTCCATCCAGCTGACCTCTGGCCACTTCCTGCTCACCAAG GACCAGGAGAAGGCCATCAAGGCCATGACGCCAGAGCAGGAGGAGACCGCCTCACTGATGTCCAGCATCTCTCACGCCCCAGACACTGCCTTCCTGACCCCGTCAGGCTACCGGCTGGTTAGCGACCAGGAGTGGAACCTGCTACAACAAGAG GTGAAGAATGCGGGAAGGAAGTTAGGCCGGCGGTGTGACATGTGCTCCAACTACGAGAAACAGCTGCAGGTCATCCAGGGCCAGGAGGCAGACACACGTGATCAG GTTAAGAAGCTTCAGGTGATGCTGCGGCAGGCCAATGACCAGCTGGAGAGAACCATGAGTGAGAAAACAGAGCTGGAGAACTCTGTGAAACAGGGCAACGAGGAAACTACTGCCCTG GTCGCTGCGCTCATGCAGAGAGTACAGGAATCGGAGTTGCTGCTCACCACACTACAAGAGGCCTTCAGCCAGGCCAAGAGGAATACACAGGAACAGATG ACGGTGCTGATGCGGTCCAGGGAGCAGGTGGCGGACGAGCTGAACAGACTGCAGAAGGACAATGACAGTCTAACTGGCAAACACAGACTCCACCTCTCTGTTCAGCAGCAGGAGGACTTTAACCTACCCACCACGGTGCAA GAACTACAACCGTTGGTGTTGCAGTTGAGGGAGGACATAGTCGCGGCCCGCACTGCTGCGGACCATTTGGAGGAGAAGCTGAAGGCGGAGATACTGTTCCTGAAAGAGCAGCTCCAGGCAGAGCAGTGCCTAAAAGACAACCTGGAGGACACACTACAGCTGGAAATAGAGGGCTGTAAAGAGGAGATAG ACATCTTGGAAG CATCATTTTCCAGTCTGAAAACCGAGATGGAGCGAGTGAAAACCGAGAGAGAACAG CTGGAGAGCAGCCTCGCCGAGAAGAGTAAGACGTTAGAGTCTGTCCAGTGTCTGAAGGACAGTCTGGAGGAGCAGCTCAGAGAGCTCACCACCAccaag GGTGCCCTGGAGGCTCAAGCGTTGGATGAGAAGGACAAAGCCCAGCGGTTGCAGACTGAGCTGGACGTCAGTGAGCAGGTGCAGAGAGACTTTGTCAAGCTCTCCCAGACCCTCCAG GTCCAGTTGGAGCGAATCAGACAGGCTGACTCTCTAGACCGAATCCGAGCCATCCTCAACGACACTAACTTGACTGACATCAGCCAGCTCCCAGAGACATGA